Proteins from a genomic interval of Gossypium hirsutum isolate 1008001.06 chromosome A09, Gossypium_hirsutum_v2.1, whole genome shotgun sequence:
- the LOC107889220 gene encoding thioredoxin-like protein Clot, producing the protein MPMKVVDSTVSSFGGMFEKFRSDAPNYKASFILFLADKDPSTSLSWCPDCVRAEPVIYKKLEASPEDVTLLRAYVGDRPTWRNPQHPWRLDSTFKLTGVPTLLLWDSNNQAIKARLEDHEAHLEHKIDALLSSK; encoded by the exons ATGCCGATGAAAGTAGTGGATTCAACGGTTTCAAGCTTTGGCGGTATGTTTGAGAAATTCAGATCAGATGCACCCAACTACAAAGCCAGTTTCATCCTTTTCTTGGCCGATAAAGACCCCTCTACCTCTCTTAGTTGGTGTCCTG ACTGTGTAAGAGCTGAACCCGTGATATACAAGAAATTGGAAGCATCGCCAGAGGATGTGACACTGCTGAGAGCATATGTGGGTGACAGGCCAACATGGAGGAATCCACAGCATCCTTGGCGGCTTGACTCAACATTCAAGCTAACTGGAGTCCCAACTCTGCTTCTTTGGGATTCCAACAATCAAGCCATCAAAGCTCGTTTAGAGGACCATGAAGCACACCTTGAACACAAAATTGATGCGCTTCTCTCCTCCAAATAA
- the LOC107890064 gene encoding disease resistance protein RPM1-like, producing the protein MAEEPQRTIISVVGMGGSGKTTLVANTFNKQSVKQHFEFCSWITVSQQYAIEELFRSMVKDIYKQKNEEVPMHVDTMTYRALLETCAVLAVKKVPCCLRRGVEHQFWQEISIAFPEGMCGSRVMVTTRREDVAPLQPRFVSYVHRILPLRDNDAWEFFCKKAFPNELGWCQSHLDSLARNLVEKCEGLPLAIATLGGMKSSKKSISEWKRVRDNLAWELSNNPSLELMRTILLLT; encoded by the coding sequence ATGGCTGAAGAACCCCAGCGGACCATCATTTCTGTGGTTGGCATGGGTGGTTCAGGAAAGACTACCCTTGTTGCCAACACTTTCAACAAACAAAGTGTTAAACAGCATTTTGAATTTTGCTCTTGGATCACTGTCTCCCAACAATATGCAATTGAAGAGTTGTTTAGATCCATGGTAAAAGATATCTACAAACAGAAAAATGAAGAAGTTCCGATGCATGTTGATACCATGACCTATAGAGCATTATTGGAGACTTGTGCAGTTCTTGCAGTCAAGAAGGTGCCTTGTTGTCTTAGACGAGGTGTGGAGCATCAATTCTGGCAGGAGATCAGTATTGCATTTCCTGAAGGTATGTGCGGAAGCAGGGTCATGGTTACTACTCGAAGAGAAGATGTAGCACCTCTTCAACCTAGGTTTGTAAGTTATGTGCACCGAATTCTACCCCTCAGAGATAATGATGCTTGGGAATTTTTCTGTAAGAAAGCTTTCCCAAACGAGCTAGGATGGTGTCAGTCGCATCTTGATTCATTGGCAAGAAACCTAGTTGAAAAATGTGAAGGCCTGCCGTTGGCTATTGCGACTCTAGGTGGTATGAAGTCTTCAAAGAAGTCGATATCCGAATGGAAGAGAGTGCGTGATAATTTGGCTTGGGAGCTAAGCAACAACCCTTCACTTGAACTAATGAGAACTATCTTACTGCTTACTTAA